The proteins below come from a single bacterium genomic window:
- the lspA gene encoding signal peptidase II: MTRENQFKIGENPPGQAHFARAGEVADPTEQVSAQPEPDFEAAEAEASCGELVEMETESGLPADEGEELSQALRNKKDLVGAFFAISVIVVIADQLAKCLAVYKLGYLHKPFDSYWHFAAEYFTRFRAFPYRFGTDGYREPVEVIDGYLRWQLTTNTGAAFSWFRGHPEALALVSALLITLLFILYRRWGKSSRILTLAFGLQIGGAFGNFVDRVRLGEVVDFVATKIPWWADGRFGWIDFPVFNVADASAVVGTIMIGLVLLIHDIREARARARHARDETDDGKSDGIAHSASVEFETSGQGGIGLGEFQNEFAEPQAESEAEQAPEESAHEE, translated from the coding sequence TTGACCCGGGAAAATCAATTCAAAATCGGCGAAAACCCGCCGGGGCAGGCGCATTTTGCGCGTGCAGGCGAGGTTGCGGATCCGACGGAGCAGGTAAGCGCGCAACCGGAACCGGATTTTGAAGCGGCGGAAGCCGAAGCAAGCTGCGGCGAGCTTGTCGAAATGGAAACCGAATCCGGCTTGCCTGCCGATGAAGGCGAGGAACTTTCGCAAGCGCTGCGCAACAAGAAGGACTTGGTCGGCGCGTTTTTCGCGATTTCGGTTATCGTAGTCATCGCCGACCAGCTTGCGAAATGCCTCGCGGTCTATAAACTGGGTTATTTGCATAAGCCGTTCGACAGCTACTGGCATTTCGCCGCGGAGTACTTCACAAGATTTCGCGCATTTCCATACCGGTTCGGAACCGACGGTTACCGCGAGCCGGTTGAAGTAATAGACGGCTATTTGCGATGGCAGCTCACTACCAACACGGGCGCGGCGTTCAGCTGGTTTCGCGGCCATCCGGAGGCGCTTGCACTTGTAAGCGCGCTCCTCATCACGCTTCTTTTTATTCTGTATAGGCGGTGGGGCAAATCCAGCCGGATTTTGACGCTCGCATTCGGATTGCAGATAGGCGGCGCATTCGGCAATTTCGTGGACAGGGTCAGGCTTGGCGAAGTTGTGGACTTCGTCGCGACCAAGATTCCCTGGTGGGCGGACGGGCGTTTCGGATGGATAGATTTTCCGGTCTTCAACGTTGCGGACGCAAGCGCGGTCGTCGGCACAATAATGATCGGACTCGTGCTGCTCATTCACGACATACGGGAAGCGCGCGCGCGGGCGCGGCACGCGCGCGATGAAACGGATGATGGAAAGTCTGACGGAATAGCGCATTCCGCGTCCGTTGAATTCGAAACATCGGGGCAGGGCGGCATCGGTTTAGGGGAATTCCAAAACGAATTTGCGGAGCCGCAGGCGGAGAGCGAAGCCGAACAGGCACCGGAGGAATCGGCGCATGAAGAGTAA
- a CDS encoding TraR/DksA C4-type zinc finger protein, with product MATSKTINTDKFKEVLVEKQAAISKQIIGLRKKIKKSLDEGRVYERNSGDPDSDFVTESSEIERDEMMILQLEKNLHDIDDALKAIEGNYYGECQMCGKHIDPARLKVIPWAKYCYSCQNSLEKNQ from the coding sequence ATGGCTACAAGCAAGACGATCAATACGGATAAGTTCAAGGAAGTGCTTGTCGAGAAGCAAGCCGCCATCTCGAAGCAGATCATCGGGCTGCGCAAAAAGATAAAGAAGTCGCTCGACGAAGGGCGCGTCTACGAGCGCAATTCGGGAGATCCCGACAGCGATTTCGTAACGGAGTCCAGCGAAATCGAACGCGACGAAATGATGATACTGCAGCTTGAAAAAAACTTGCATGACATTGACGACGCCCTGAAGGCGATAGAAGGCAACTACTACGGCGAATGCCAGATGTGTGGCAAACACATCGACCCGGCGCGATTGAAGGTGATTCCTTGGGCGAAGTATTGCTATTCCTGTCAGAATTCGCTGGAAAAAAACCAGTAG
- a CDS encoding ribonuclease HII, giving the protein MKSKKPVIELPSGAVVAGVDEAGVGALAGPVVAAAVVLNPVAPAGRLKDSKLLSPSQREHLAAEIKTYAVAWSIAFVAHTVVDSINILQARLYAMRLAVERLAIRPDQALIDGDRLPAPFGIELKAIVDGDDLVPEISAASILAKTARDAWMERAAIEYPGYGFEKHFGYSTEAHKAALERLGPCAIHRRTYEPVRNSETLFGSSPGLTDAETIEMRYVDK; this is encoded by the coding sequence ATGAAGAGTAAGAAGCCCGTAATTGAGCTTCCTTCGGGGGCTGTCGTTGCTGGAGTGGACGAAGCAGGGGTGGGTGCGCTTGCGGGGCCGGTCGTCGCGGCCGCGGTTGTTTTGAATCCCGTCGCGCCCGCCGGGAGGCTCAAGGACAGCAAGCTGCTTTCGCCTTCGCAACGCGAGCATCTTGCAGCGGAAATCAAAACGTATGCGGTTGCCTGGTCGATTGCATTCGTAGCGCACACGGTGGTGGATTCGATAAACATCCTGCAGGCGCGGCTTTACGCGATGAGGCTCGCGGTCGAGCGCCTCGCGATTCGCCCGGATCAGGCGCTGATTGACGGCGACAGGCTGCCGGCCCCTTTCGGAATCGAACTCAAGGCGATTGTTGACGGAGACGACCTGGTTCCGGAGATTTCGGCGGCTTCGATACTGGCCAAAACCGCAAGGGACGCCTGGATGGAACGCGCGGCAATCGAGTATCCCGGATACGGTTTCGAGAAGCATTTCGGCTACTCGACCGAAGCGCACAAGGCGGCGCTGGAAAGGCTCGGGCCGTGTGCCATCCACCGCCGCACTTACGAGCCGGTGCGAAACAGCGAAACTCTGTTCGGGTCTTCGCCGGGATTGACCGACGCCGAAACGATAGAGATGCGATATGTTGATAAGTAA